The genomic region attcttCATTCAATTAACTGAATGAAATTCCAGAATAATGGTAGATACAGTTATGTGAATTTGAAATTAGACATCAACAAATCCTGGCATCATGCTTTCGCCCTGGCCAACTGGCAGTGAACTTGAGTGAAGCTCGTTATTCTGTAGCTGGCATCATACACAGCctgttaacataaaacatgttatattacactaacaaaataagacatatttttgtaatttttttcttaggtatttgataaaatgctgataaaatgtttcttattttgctaatggcaaactgttaaaattaacatacagttgtttcattaaatatttgtgtttaaaataaagttgTATCAAATAAAAGGATTGCATTTAGACTTGCACATAACTGACTGTTAAGCCATACCTGAACGTTGATGGTGGGAACGCCCTTTCGCCATATGTAGCCTTCTACATGGTTTACTGGCTTCTTGATATGCACATGCGTCCAATCGATGCACCCCAAAGTACTTGTAAAACCTGAAAGTTGATCATTTAAAATTGAcccattttttgtaaaaattacaatattaataagtaaatagatattgatataaatggaTTATGATCGGTGCATTTATGtgcattatattgaatgaaagttCTGCCTTATGTCAGAAGTGATGCAATATGCTGATGTGTCTTAACTTGATAATcaaatgtaatgtcatcgttttactattgattgaaaatgcaataatatgtgcatttgagaataaaatattattcctgttgttgagtgttttattaatttacaaataaagtgCATTACAACAATGCACTTGCCATCAACAAATGCATATTCTACAGCATTTGTcgcaaaaatacattttgtattggaaCTCAATTACAACATAGACAGACACAAGGACAGATGCACATATGGATTCAGGTGTACCCTATATCTTCTAAACAGAGTGTATAATTTGCACATTAATTATAgcaccttttttaaaattaataaacattaattaacattacatttaagatcaagaatttaaaaataactaaataatcgtcataatttattttgaaaatgttgagaaaaaaaaagtCCCCGATGTAATTTCGAACCACTGACTAGTCGGTCAAATATAATCACGAGCACCGATGCGCTACCAACTGCGTCATGGCAGTGTAACTTTTTTCGGCATATACATATCTATAGGTAAATTCCTACATCTATAAATAGATTTGTAATAGTAATGAAATCAAAATTTATGCATAGTAAATGTCTTGTAAACGTTTTCTAATAGGTTTCCCTTTTTAGAGAATATCCATTATTATAGTTTATGATACAtgcaaattatatgttattactttttcattcaaacaacaagTATTATCCATAAAATTAGTGCATGTTCACGTTCATTCAGTTTGGAGATTATTTTcacgaaaaacaaacaaacaaacgcgGACAAATATGAATTTGAcagttgtttacaataaataagaacaattgcAAAATGCACACATCGCAAATGACTCACGTATCAGCGATCGCACCAAGTTCTTGTTTTGCACGAACGGCGTCGTACCAGCTGGAAATTTGACAACTTCAACTCTTAGCTGTCAAAATATTATTGACCTGTGCACAGGTctacctagttctggctaccataactttaaatgccgcttttttatgatttttgccaCGTTGCTCGGGAAAGTACACACTGCCAGGGCGACCGGAACTTGCAGAATCCGCATCGTATTGCGGCTCAACTATTCCTTGCAAATATTGCAAAGAAATACGATTCCCGGTCGGGTTAAACGATACCGTTTGTAAAGTTCAATATCCCTATAAATCTCCAAAGGGTTGGTACGATCTAGATACACtctttcaaatataatattattattacgcAAGGAGCTCGTGCGGCGGCCATTTTGTAAAGTAAACGTTCAAACGACGTTACGTCATGATTGTATAGCGTAAGTCTAAACATTGTAGACTTAGCATTTGAGACTTATCTTACTGAGTCTGAGTCTAAAACTAACCATTTTATGTTTCGTGAATTAAGTTTTGTAAGgctgagtctgagtctgagtcagaaactggagctgagtctaagatttgagacttacgtacattggtgaatacggctctAGAAGTTTCGATGTCATTGGTCTTTTAAAAAACCTATTTCCGTCAATCTATTTTCAaagttaacaagagatgtgtttgtcagaaacacaatgcccccttatgcgccgcttttttttacctttgaccttgaaggatgacctttacctttcaccactcaaaatgtgaagctccttgagatacacatgcatccaaaatatcaagttgctatgttcaatatttcaaaagttattgcaaaactttactgtaaggttaaagttttgggacagaatgacagaatgacagtcagaaagaaagacagacaggccaaacacaatatacccccgatcattcgataaaacaatatacccccgatcattcgaccgggggcatacaaaactTGTAAAATTAACGCAGGGATTTAATTGTGATTATTTGAATCATTATAAATCTAGGGAATGAATAACCTAATCGGTGCTTAAGACAAATATGTGCCTGTTTAAAAGGCGAATGTGTTCGACTCATGGGCGAATTCAGTGGGTATTGGAAATCAACTATTTTTTCAATGAACATTTTCTGCATCAGTTGAGTCCCGGAAATGATAGACGATCTTCTTATTATATACTTGTAACATTGTCCCTTCACGcttttgaagtgtgaccttgatgcGACACGGAAGTCCAATGTTTGCGACGTCATATTTCGGGCCTAAAATTTATTTACTCACAATTTTATAGAAACATGTATTGCACAAACACGATATGAGTATTGTTCTATTCATTGCGGGATGCCATAATCCGTTAATGAATTTTTGTTTTTAGGACATTATATTTGTCAATGTTTCTTTCGGGTTTAACACGATGTGTGCGTAAATTTCGAAGTTTAAGAGATCCTATCGCGCCTGGGGCCTCATTGTGTGAAAACCAAATCAGCTACTAGTAGGAATAGCATTTATACTATTCATTTCGGTGACACACGTGTTGgtcaattaacaaataaataaagcaGCACACAGTACAGTTTTTTGCTGTTTATTAACGATAACACTACGTATAACGATAAAACAAATCGTAACAAGAATAATGAATGCGTCCTGAGCATGTAAGAATTATGCGAAAGAACCACATTTCCAAAATAACTCCCGCAACAACAGTTGACAAATCAAAGACGTCATATACAGCACACATATTTTACgaacatataaacataaatgaACATGAAACAATCTCGACAAGAGGGCGGGGCGCGGGGAGAAAACATGGTGCTTGAACCAGTAGCATTGGCATCGAACTAAAACAAAATCGACTCCAATTTACATCCAACCGATCACATCGCAAAATACCATTGAAATCGGTACAGTCATAATGCTTTTGAAAACCTGTTTATGCGACAGCTAGAGATAACTCTGTTGtaaacttcatgtacatttactACACATATTTCTAATGAGCGTTTTTAAGCTTATACTTGctaaatgcattaataaatagTTTGTAATCCGAGATTTATATCATATAAACGTGTAAAACAAAAAACGAACCCGAAAAACTCTTGACCGTCTGGAATTTGAAATTCACAAGCGAATAGCGACCGTCAGAAATAAGATATTTAATATAGACATTTCAAACGCCTATCATGCTACTTGTTTTCCTCAAAATGAGCATATTACAGTAGCTGGACAACAAGCTCCAGAATACATGAATTAAATGCTCCATGTACATGGAATGTTAGTtgtatacatttacaaatatCGCTACGTATACACCTAtactttgttttaaaatgttatatagttgcattattaaacaataatgtaaTGAGTGAACAatgcatttaaaggggccttttcacagattttggcattttatttaacttattcattaaatgctttatattgataaatgtaaacattggatcataaaagctccagtaaaaaatcacgaaaaaaattaaaaaaaggaaaagaacattgcccggagcagatttcgaaccagtgacccctggagtcctgccagagtcctgaagtaaaaacgctttagcctactgagctattccgccgagtatacattcttgacgtattttataccttatataagcaatcttcgtagtttcacaaaatttaacgacaaaaacagaactctccaaattattcaatcgtttcgcgttgcaacgctttataatttttaggttttaaaatcgtcaaaagatgcatataatggctatattagagcatggttaatgttcagtattactgtttcctcacaaatatcataactaaaacgaaaacttacgaatctgaaacaacttttttcaattttgtcaatttaccaaagcgtgaaaagatccctttaacattgcatttaaaattgcatatgataacaatacaatataaagaaaacaaaacgtTAACATGTGCCCGACTAAATGTTTGATCTATCCGCAGTGATTTGTGTGAGGCAGAATAGTCTCATAAATATGCAAATGTAGTAAAACATGTAATAGAACAAAGGGTACgaaataagtaaataaacatataaataaatactaaaaaCACAATGTAAGGGCGTTAAGATCGTACACCTGATTTTCCGACTGGAATTTTTGGAAAATGAGTATTGCTTTATTAAACATGATTACGTCTTTAACTTGTTTCACAACGCTGCCTAAATCTCCACAGGGTACAAAACCGATTAGATCAACATCGCCTTTAATGCTTAATAAGCTGATTAGATAATCAATAAAAGTCACTTTAAAAGCCAAATCCAGTAATAAGTCCTTATTTGACCTAATTCGAATAATtgcattatcataataataactGACATACTGAATAATTGAACGACTATaaataatcataacaattaaaataatcatataCAAAAAGTATATCGTGAAGTACGAATTATGAACTTTTTTATTGATTCGTTAAAAGTCAAAATAACTATATCATAAAACATATAGTTAAGTAAGTACATGTGCTATGATTCTTTTGTTTTACTTGATGAAATGAGTACCAGTTTCGCACAAAACTCATCGGATTCGATCAACCAATGTCTAACAAGTTCCTGCATTTCCCTTTTCTTTTTCTTCTGCTGTCGCAACTGTTCCAGGATTTTAGTTGCGCGCGCACGCGGGATCTGTAGCACCGCACCGGAAATACTGGTTCCAAGCGACCAAAGGCCAGCGTTCATCACGCTTTGCTGGTCCCCGCCTTGCCAGAGTGACCACAGAAAACGACCTGAAATGTACACATACATAAttgtaaacatgtacatttacaaGTCTCTTCcactaaaaaaatattgttaaatggAGATCAGCTCTTTTTAGAATTTATAAtcaatactattttattaaacaataaaacaatacgtTTTCAGTGACTTTGGGTATCGTTGCTCAAATGACGTAGATAAAAGCGTGATTTGCAAGAGCTAATTAGTTTCAGGGttataatacacattttttaaagctTACATAAAATAAAGCCAAATCAAACAACAATGCTTAAACCGTTAATTAGTAATTATGAGACATGTACATTATTTAAAACGCTAGTATATTACCAATTTAAATGCGTGTTGTTTATGGTTGAAATAACTGGGGAGAGATGCTTTTACTAGCGGGATAAGAGGTCAAAACATCCCAATTGTCTTTAAAATGAAAATCTTCAATAATTaagaattataattattacaatatataaCAAATGTGTCACATCAGCGAAATGGTTAAATCGCCATCAATCGATATGTGTTTATGGCCTATTGCCTCAATTGGAAATAACTCTAGGTAACTGGAAAGGCTTTTGTCACATGGGAAACAGGCGAATGCGTAGTTAGTGCTCATTGTAAAATAAATGGCCCAGTTCTTCTTCGTACATACGTCAAGGTCGACTGTCTCATGCGAGCTAGTTGGATTCTATTAATGTTCACAGAGGGTTGAACCCACTATAAGTGAGTAGCAAAGTGCAAACTGCTCGAATTGGATAGCGGATAAGTTTTAATGAATGAGTAGCTTCATTATACCTGACCTTTCCATCCGCGCACAAGTTATTAAGCCAAAGTGTTAGCGTCTGACAACGGACCCGTTCAGAAAATCGCCAACGATAACAGCATTCTAGTTCTTGTACttgccccccctccccctcccagTTAATTTTTTACCAATAACAACGCTTGTTACATTTTAGGTTTCAGTTTCATTCATCGGATGTACCTACGATTAAGTTTAAGACTTAACTTAAGAATGTTCGTAGTAATCGGGCCGAAGGACGGAGGAAATTTTAACACGAAAACTTAGAAAATCTTCGAAAAAAACACTAGTTGGatttaaaaatatctttaaagaAATAGCCATATGGCAACTTTGATAGTCCGGACGAACCTGCGCAGACGGCGCCAATGCCCAGGGACGCTCGCTGGAAAAACGCCTCGTCCATCCGAGCCTTGGATTCCACGGCCGTCATCACGGCTCGCATGGGGGTCTCGCAGCGGCGGATCTGCCGCCATATACTCTCTGTCTGCGTAATGATAGACTTCGAGTCCAGCTGGGTGATTTGAAAGTCTGAGTTTCCGGCGCTTTGTAAATGTTTCATAATTATAAGCTCAAGTTGTACTGTGCTGGTCTGAATTTCGTGAACATTGTGACAGAGGTCGCGTAGTTTTACTTTAATGCCCGGTGACGTCACGACGGTAGTCTCTATTGCGAATCTGCACACGTCGCTCGACGCTGATAGAAATAAAGTCTCGGATAGCAAGGTGACGATATGCCGGAAGAAGGATAGAAGATAGTACGGGCAGAGCGAGCTCTTTGTTCGGTACAGTTGCTCGAGCTTGCTCAAGCACTGGTGGGTCCGGATGTAGAACTCGCCGTGACCTTTGAACTCGGTGTCAAGGATCTCCTGAATAAAGTCGTTGAGGAAGTCGAGAACCGGAAGGTCGCCTTCCGCCAGTTGGACGAGTAGTCGCACGCCTGGAAAGGGAATTTCAATTTGTGAATGACCTTTGTGACTATAATTCTCAAAGTGCCAAAGGTACGTAAAAAAGTAATTTTACAAAGTTGCATACACGTATTTCAATACTCGCAAtgcaataaaaatatgtatacatacaggTACTTCATTTTTCGCACAAAAATGACATGTACATCTCATTGGTTGCACTGTCATAAAAGTTTATGCTTCGGCAGTTGCACTTCACTTGAGTGTGAAAATACtcttgcaaatgtatttatttttactaaaaaggAAACgtgtaaaacaatatgttttattcgcACTTAAGTTAAAAGTGGTATATTTCTTCATTCGCATTTGATAACTTTGATAATTTGCATAAGATTtacttttatttgtaaaataaacaaaacgtaCCGGTGACCAGTGTTCATGTAAATGTTCAGTGTGAAGCATAGCTGTATTCTCAATAGCAACGTTTTGTTAAAAAAGACGTCCTTATAACCAAGGTAAACGTCAATTTTAAATCGTTAACATCTCGCAACTTTTTCGAAAAGTTAAACACAGACGAAATGTTATTTGCTTCTTTTAGCTTAACaatattttcacatatttttatttaacaaacgCCCAAATGGATGAGTGCGATACTTCAGTTCATTTAAACAAAGCGAACATATGTATTGTGTACATATGTTAATGTGGCGACGTTAttaaaattttaacaattattttaaatattgttattattattattatttgtctaTGCCCGTACAATTATCATATGACGTTCCTGCGATAATTGTCCAGCTTTCTTTCATACGATAGCTTATCGCGTACGGTACATTCTCTGATATGAAACGAGACAATAGTAAAACTTAACCGATAATAAGTTTTCTTTAAGGATAATGTACAAAATAAGTTGCTTATACACACGCAAGTCGTTATTCAAATAGTAGGTTAAGCAATGACACATTGTGAAACTTTATTACCTAAACCTATACTGCAATTAAATATCTTGTACGGTAGTGACAGTCTATGATTACCCATTAGGCACATGAGGCATCTGTCTATGGGCTCCGCGACTTTAGGGCCTCATTAGATTGAGGCGAAATTATTCTTTTTACTAACTTACTTTTTACCTGACGAGCCAATTATTTTACATCAATGTCATGCTCCGATTAAAGGCTTTAAATTATCTTacgaatgaaatattttattatttgcaaCCGTATTGTTTTTAAAGTGATTTCgtttttaatacataaattaggCGCCTCACACTGGAGTAGAGTTAGGAATTTTTAAACAAGTGAaatgggaagcggacaacgacaacgagcgacgcatggtattgtaatgcgcatgtgGGGGTTAGAGcctagagggttagggtaagggttagagGTCGGGTTTGGGTAAGGGTTAGCCtaaaccctaaccttaacccttacCCGACCCCTAAACcgaaccctaacctaaccataacccatggttatctcccctataccatgcctcgctcgttgtagtTGTCCCCTTCCCAAGTGAAATCGACTGGGCACTGGTGTTCTAGTAGGCACTAGGCCCACTAGGGGCCTGGCTCGTGGGCCCCACAAGTTTCACTGTCTATGGTCCTCGAACGTGCTTAATCCGGCACTGAGGAGATATTTTATTTACCTAAGCGCACACTTTAACTATTTTACATTTATCAGAGTGTTAATAAACAATGTCTTCAGGTATggtgcaaataataaataaagaacatATATTGATGGGATGATCCGATAGAAATTACAAGAACGGTTTATATATCGTGAACACAGTTTAAAAGGACTTCATCTAATGTGAACAAGTGCAATATTCAATGTAACAAAtgcatataatttaaatttattttgacagTAACTGCAGTAGTCTGAAATACTATAATCAATCTCCTTTGTTATGCACATTACAAAAGTTAATTTCTTTTCGATAATATTTCTTTACATTAAAGTCAATATGCCTCAATGTATGTAGCAAATGTGTTTAACCGCATACATAATACAATCGATGTTATTATGCGTCCTATCCGTAAGTAAAGCGTTAATATTAGACATGTTACCGCACAA from Dreissena polymorpha isolate Duluth1 chromosome 5, UMN_Dpol_1.0, whole genome shotgun sequence harbors:
- the LOC127831748 gene encoding uncharacterized protein LOC127831748, giving the protein MSKFVPLKRSKSEQDIYESTNVTSEKSYNGVRLLVQLAEGDLPVLDFLNDFIQEILDTEFKGHGEFYIRTHQCLSKLEQLYRTKSSLCPYYLLSFFRHIVTLLSETLFLSASSDVCRFAIETTVVTSPGIKVKLRDLCHNVHEIQTSTVQLELIIMKHLQSAGNSDFQITQLDSKSIITQTESIWRQIRRCETPMRAVMTAVESKARMDEAFFQRASLGIGAVCAGRFLWSLWQGGDQQSVMNAGLWSLGTSISGAVLQIPRARATKILEQLRQQKKKKREMQELVRHWLIESDEFCAKLVLISSSKTKES